A part of Rhopalosiphum maidis isolate BTI-1 chromosome 3, ASM367621v3, whole genome shotgun sequence genomic DNA contains:
- the LOC113558268 gene encoding protein GVQW3-like produces the protein MSENTEQRVCIKFCHKLGKSATETYQMLLLAYGDETKSRARVFEWFKRFKEGRTTVKSDEREGRPSTSRNEEMIQKIRTAIRGNRRLTIMELSNEFQISFGSVQTILTTDLDMRRVAAKFVPKLLSGEQKENRKQIATDLLECSKSDDFFLKSIITGDETWVYGYDPETKVQSSQWKTPDSPRPKKLVKFGVK, from the coding sequence ATGAGCGAAAATACAGAACAACGAGTGTGCATTAAATTTTGCCATAAACTGGGAAAATCGGCTACTGAAACCTACCAAATGTTATTGTTAGCTTATGGAGATGAAACCAAGTCCCGTGCTCGCGTTTTTGAATggtttaaacgatttaaagaGGGTAGAACAACTGTTAAAAGTGATGAACGTGAAGGACGCCCATCAACAAGCCGCAATGAGgaaatgatacaaaaaatacgaACAGCAATACGAGGTAACCGTCGTTTGACAATTATGGAACTTAGTAATGAGTTTCAAATTTCATTTGGATCAGTTCAAACCATATTGACGACTGATTTAGACATGAGAAGAGTTGCAGCCAAATTTGTACCAAAACTGCTCTCAGGTGAGCAAAAAGAAAATCGAAAACAGATCGCCACTGATTTGCTAGAGTGTTCCAAatctgatgatttttttttaaaatcaattataactgGTGACGAGACTTGGGTATATGGCTACGATCCAGAAACAAAGGTACAATCTTCGCAGTGGAAGACACCTGATTCACCACGACCAAAAAAGCTCGTCAAGTTCGGAGTCAAGTGA